Proteins encoded in a region of the Variovorax sp. PAMC 28711 genome:
- the rpoC gene encoding DNA-directed RNA polymerase subunit beta', with product MKSLLDLFKQFTPDEHFDAISIRMASPEKIRSWSFGEVKKPETINYRTFKPERDGLFCAKIFGPIKDYECLCGKYKRLKHRGVICEKCGVEVTQTKVRRERMGHIDLAAPCAHIWFLKSLPSRLGLVLDMTLRDIERVLYFEAYVITDPGMTPLKKRDIMSEDDFDAKRKEYGDEFTAKMGAEGIKDLLEGIELDSEIERLRGDLTGSEVKVKKNSKRLKVLEAFRKSGIKPNWMVLDVLPVLPPDLRPLVPLDGGRFATSDLNDLYRRVINRNSRLRRLLELKAPEIIARNEKRMLQEAVDSLLDNGRRGKAMTGANKRALKSLADMIKGKSGRFRQNLLGKRVDYSGRSVIVVGPTLKLHQCGLPKLMALELFKPFIFSRLEAMGIATTIKAAKKEVESGTPVVWDILEEVIKEHPIMLNRAPTLHRLGIQAFEPILIEGKAIQLHPLVCAAFNADFDGDQMAVHVPLSVEAQMEARTLMLASNNVLFPANGEPSIVPSQDVVLGLYYTTRDRINGKGEGLIFSDIGEVQRALDADVVELTAKVAVRITEYAKDKETGEFTASTSLVDTTVGRALLSEILPKGLPFSNINKALKKKEISKLINVSFRKCGLKETVVFADKLLQNGFRLATKAGISIAIDDMLVPAEKHDIIERSAKEVKEIEKQYVSGLVTSGERYNKVVDIWGKAGDDVSRVMMAKLSKEKTTDRHGKEVEQESFNSIYMMADSGARGSAAQIRQVAGMRGLMAKPDGSIIETPITANFREGLNVLEYFISTHGARKGLADTALKTANSGYLTRRLVDVTQDLVVIEQDCGTHGGYLMRAIVEGGEVIESLRDRILGRSAAEDVLHPENRAVLLKAGEMFDEDNIEVLEAQGVDEVKVRTALTCETRFGICATCYGRDLGRGGLINIGEAVGVIAAQSIGEPGTQLTMRTFHIGGAASRAAVASSVEAKSNGSIGFNATMRYVTNSKSELVVISRSGEIVIHDEHGRERERHKVPYGAILAIKADQQVKAGHVLANWDPLTRPIITEFAGKAQFENVEEGLTVAKQVDEVTGLSTLVVIDPKRRGATKVVRPQVKLIDASGVEVKIPGTDHSVTIGFPIGSLVQVRDGQDVGPGEVLARIPVEGQKTRDITGGLPRVAELFEARSPKDKGMLAEMTGTVSFGKETKGKIRLQITDPEGGVYEDLVPKEKNILVHEGQVVNKGESVVDGPADPQDILRLLGSEELARYIVDEVQDVYRLQGVKINDKHIEVIVRQMLRRVVVDNIGDTNYISGEQVERSEMLNTNDALRAADKIPATFTNLLLGITKASLSTDSFISAASFQETTRVLTEAAIMGKRDELRGLKENVIVGRLIPAGTGMAYHQARRAKDAMDDAERRAIAESEAAELAGQSEEATTATVDAGEGAAAE from the coding sequence ATGAAGTCATTACTCGACCTGTTCAAGCAATTCACGCCCGATGAGCATTTCGATGCCATCAGCATCCGCATGGCTTCGCCAGAGAAGATCCGCTCGTGGTCTTTCGGCGAAGTGAAGAAGCCGGAAACGATCAACTACCGCACCTTCAAGCCCGAACGCGACGGCCTGTTCTGCGCCAAGATCTTCGGCCCCATCAAGGACTACGAATGCCTGTGCGGCAAGTACAAGCGCCTGAAGCACCGCGGTGTCATTTGCGAGAAGTGCGGCGTTGAAGTCACGCAGACCAAGGTTCGCCGCGAGCGCATGGGTCACATCGACCTGGCCGCACCGTGCGCGCACATCTGGTTCCTGAAGTCGCTGCCGTCGCGTTTGGGCCTGGTGCTCGACATGACGCTGCGCGACATCGAACGCGTGCTGTATTTCGAAGCCTATGTGATCACCGACCCCGGCATGACCCCGCTGAAGAAGCGCGACATCATGTCGGAGGACGACTTCGACGCCAAGCGCAAGGAATACGGTGACGAGTTCACCGCCAAGATGGGCGCCGAAGGTATCAAGGACCTGCTGGAAGGCATCGAGCTCGACAGCGAGATCGAACGCCTGCGGGGCGACCTGACCGGCTCCGAAGTCAAGGTCAAGAAGAACTCCAAGCGCCTCAAGGTGCTCGAGGCTTTCCGCAAGTCGGGCATCAAGCCCAACTGGATGGTGCTCGACGTGCTGCCAGTGTTGCCGCCGGACCTGCGTCCGCTGGTGCCGCTGGACGGCGGCCGCTTCGCGACCTCCGACCTGAACGACCTGTACCGCCGCGTCATCAACCGCAATTCGCGTCTGCGCCGCCTGCTGGAGCTCAAGGCCCCGGAAATCATTGCGCGCAATGAGAAGCGGATGCTGCAGGAAGCGGTCGACTCGCTGCTGGACAACGGTCGTCGCGGCAAGGCCATGACGGGCGCCAACAAGCGCGCGCTGAAGTCGCTGGCCGACATGATCAAGGGCAAGAGCGGTCGTTTCCGCCAGAACTTGCTGGGCAAGCGCGTCGACTACTCGGGCCGCTCGGTCATCGTGGTGGGCCCGACGCTCAAGCTGCACCAGTGCGGCTTGCCCAAGCTGATGGCGCTCGAACTGTTCAAGCCGTTCATCTTCTCGCGCCTCGAAGCCATGGGCATCGCGACGACGATCAAGGCCGCCAAGAAGGAAGTCGAATCCGGCACGCCGGTGGTGTGGGACATCCTGGAAGAGGTGATCAAAGAGCACCCGATCATGCTGAACCGTGCGCCCACGCTGCACCGTTTGGGCATCCAGGCCTTCGAGCCGATCCTGATCGAAGGCAAGGCGATCCAGCTGCACCCGCTCGTTTGCGCGGCGTTCAACGCCGACTTCGACGGTGACCAGATGGCCGTCCACGTGCCGTTGTCGGTCGAAGCGCAGATGGAAGCCCGCACCCTGATGCTGGCCTCCAACAACGTGCTGTTCCCGGCCAACGGCGAACCGTCGATCGTGCCGTCGCAAGACGTGGTGCTGGGTCTGTACTACACGACCCGCGACCGCATCAACGGCAAGGGCGAGGGCCTGATCTTCTCCGACATCGGCGAAGTCCAGCGCGCGCTCGACGCCGACGTGGTCGAGCTCACCGCCAAGGTTGCAGTGCGCATCACCGAGTACGCCAAGGACAAGGAGACCGGTGAGTTCACCGCGTCCACGTCGCTGGTCGACACGACCGTGGGCCGTGCATTGCTGTCCGAGATCCTGCCGAAGGGCCTGCCGTTCTCGAACATCAACAAGGCGCTGAAGAAGAAGGAAATCTCCAAGCTCATCAACGTCTCGTTCCGCAAGTGCGGCCTGAAAGAGACCGTGGTGTTCGCCGACAAGCTGCTGCAGAACGGCTTCCGTCTCGCGACGAAGGCCGGTATCTCCATCGCCATCGACGACATGCTCGTGCCGGCTGAAAAGCACGACATCATCGAGCGCTCGGCCAAGGAAGTGAAGGAGATCGAAAAGCAATACGTCTCCGGTCTCGTGACCTCCGGCGAACGCTACAACAAGGTGGTGGACATCTGGGGCAAGGCCGGCGACGACGTCTCGCGCGTGATGATGGCCAAGCTCTCGAAAGAGAAGACGACCGACCGTCATGGCAAGGAAGTCGAGCAGGAATCGTTCAACTCGATCTACATGATGGCCGACTCGGGTGCGCGCGGCTCCGCTGCGCAGATCCGCCAGGTCGCCGGCATGCGCGGCCTGATGGCCAAGCCTGACGGCTCGATCATCGAGACGCCCATCACCGCGAACTTCCGCGAAGGTCTGAACGTGCTGGAGTACTTCATCTCCACCCATGGTGCCCGCAAGGGTCTGGCCGACACCGCGCTGAAGACCGCGAACTCGGGCTACCTGACGCGTCGTCTGGTCGACGTGACGCAGGACTTGGTGGTGATCGAACAGGACTGCGGCACGCACGGCGGTTACCTGATGCGCGCCATCGTCGAAGGCGGTGAAGTCATCGAATCGCTGCGCGACCGAATCCTCGGCCGCTCGGCAGCCGAAGACGTGCTGCATCCGGAAAACCGGGCCGTGCTGCTCAAGGCCGGCGAGATGTTCGACGAAGACAACATCGAAGTGCTGGAAGCCCAGGGCGTCGACGAAGTCAAGGTGCGCACCGCGCTCACGTGCGAAACGCGCTTCGGCATCTGCGCGACCTGCTACGGCCGCGACCTGGGTCGTGGCGGCCTGATCAACATCGGCGAAGCGGTCGGCGTGATCGCCGCGCAGTCGATTGGCGAGCCCGGCACGCAGCTGACGATGCGGACCTTCCACATCGGCGGTGCGGCATCGCGTGCGGCGGTCGCTTCCAGCGTGGAAGCCAAGTCGAACGGTTCGATCGGCTTCAACGCGACGATGCGCTACGTGACCAATAGCAAGAGCGAGTTGGTCGTCATCTCGCGTTCGGGCGAAATCGTGATTCACGACGAGCACGGCCGCGAGCGTGAACGCCACAAGGTGCCTTACGGCGCCATCCTGGCGATCAAGGCAGATCAGCAGGTCAAGGCCGGCCACGTGTTGGCCAACTGGGATCCCCTCACGCGCCCGATCATCACTGAGTTCGCCGGCAAGGCGCAGTTCGAGAACGTCGAAGAAGGTCTCACCGTCGCCAAGCAGGTGGACGAAGTGACCGGTCTGTCGACGCTGGTCGTGATCGATCCGAAGCGCCGCGGCGCCACCAAGGTCGTGCGTCCGCAGGTCAAGCTGATCGATGCCTCGGGCGTCGAGGTGAAGATCCCTGGCACCGACCACTCGGTGACGATCGGCTTCCCGATCGGCTCGCTGGTTCAGGTGCGCGACGGCCAGGATGTGGGCCCCGGCGAAGTGCTGGCCCGCATTCCGGTCGAAGGCCAGAAGACGCGCGACATCACCGGCGGTCTGCCGCGGGTGGCCGAGCTGTTCGAAGCCCGCTCGCCGAAGGACAAGGGCATGCTGGCCGAGATGACCGGTACCGTGTCGTTCGGCAAGGAGACCAAGGGCAAGATTCGCCTGCAGATCACCGATCCCGAAGGCGGCGTCTACGAAGACCTCGTGCCCAAGGAAAAGAACATCCTGGTGCACGAAGGCCAGGTGGTGAACAAGGGCGAGTCCGTGGTCGACGGTCCGGCCGATCCGCAGGACATCCTGCGCCTGCTGGGCTCCGAAGAACTCGCGCGCTACATCGTGGACGAAGTGCAGGACGTGTACCGTTTGCAGGGTGTGAAGATCAACGACAAGCACATCGAGGTGATCGTTCGCCAGATGCTGCGTCGCGTCGTGGTGGACAACATCGGCGACACGAACTACATCTCCGGCGAACAGGTCGAACGCAGCGAAATGCTCAACACCAACGACGCCCTGCGCGCCGCTGACAAGATCCCCGCGACGTTCACCAACCTGCTGCTCGGTATCACGAAGGCCTCGCTCTCGACCGACTCGTTCATCTCCGCGGCGTCCTTCCAGGAAACGACGCGCGTGCTGACCGAAGCCGCGATCATGGGCAAGCGCGACGAGCTGCGCGGTCTGAAGGAAAACGTCATCGTCGGCCGCCTGATTCCTGCGGGCACCGGCATGGCGTACCACCAGGCACGCCGGGCCAAGGACGCGATGGACGATGCCGAGCGCCGCGCGATCGCCGAATCGGAAGCCGCCGAACTGGCCGGCCAGTCCGAGGAAGCGACGACCGCGACGGTCGACGCTGGCGAAGGCGCTGCAGCCGAATAA
- a CDS encoding LemA family protein, with protein MPVVNALPDSLVSWIVAALLLFWFVGAYNRLMRLRSAALQSYATLDAALVRQLEFTQAESSAAEESAGDAAGEDASTRASLRAATAQLTTLLAGTRLQPLDPERIAALGTALRALLSAWQRQHPDSMVSFDADGMLSRPAPLGGIDEAPSANMPIAWPEPSAAAEIARSHFNLAVRAYNQGIGQFPALLVAWIMRLRPAAPLL; from the coding sequence ATGCCCGTCGTGAACGCGCTGCCCGACTCGCTGGTGAGCTGGATCGTGGCGGCGCTGCTGCTCTTCTGGTTCGTCGGTGCCTACAACCGGTTGATGCGACTGCGCTCGGCGGCGCTGCAAAGCTACGCCACGCTGGACGCTGCGCTGGTTCGCCAGCTTGAATTCACCCAGGCCGAATCGTCGGCCGCGGAAGAAAGTGCGGGCGACGCGGCCGGGGAGGACGCTTCGACCCGCGCCTCGCTGCGCGCCGCGACCGCCCAACTGACCACCTTGCTGGCCGGCACGCGCTTGCAGCCGCTCGACCCCGAACGAATCGCCGCGCTCGGCACGGCGCTGCGCGCGTTGCTCTCGGCTTGGCAGCGCCAGCATCCGGATTCGATGGTGAGCTTCGACGCCGACGGCATGCTCTCGCGCCCGGCACCGCTCGGCGGGATCGACGAGGCGCCGTCTGCCAACATGCCCATTGCGTGGCCCGAGCCCTCGGCGGCGGCGGAGATCGCGCGCAGCCATTTCAATCTGGCCGTGCGCGCTTACAACCAGGGCATCGGGCAGTTCCCTGCGCTCCTGGTGGCGTGGATCATGCGACTCCGGCCGGCGGCGCCGTTGCTCTGA